The following coding sequences lie in one Syntrophorhabdaceae bacterium genomic window:
- a CDS encoding MFS transporter — translation MASSLSPPEGPAFDAEPFRTLLPARLDRLPWSRFHWLVVIALGITWVLDGLEVTLTGAMSGILQEPETLGFTSPELGIIASFYLTGAVLGSLVFGYLTDRYGRKVFFFVTLAVYLSGAFLTAFSWDLLSFTIFRFITGTGIGGEYAAINSAIDELIPARVRGRVNLIINGSFWVGAALGSVSAIGFLDPRLFPVELGWRIAFGTGALLGLIILFVRRHVPESPRWLCTHGRREEAEGVVARVEAEIEGATGRKLPTPTEYLTLYPRRTFGFGSVARTMFTHYRTRSVVGLSLVISQAFLYNAIFFTYALVLTRFYHVPATATGQFLLPLAIGNFMGPLVLGRFFDTIGRRQMIAGTYTISGLLLALTGYLFSLSSLSPEGQTALWTAIFFFASAAASSAYLTVSEVFPLETRAMAIAFFYSVGTAAGGVAAPWLFGTLIGTGSRIHVFYGYIAGALLMIGAAAIEAIYGVKAEMQSLEKVAAPLSAEAREGR, via the coding sequence GTGGCGTCATCCCTTTCCCCGCCCGAGGGTCCGGCTTTCGACGCGGAGCCCTTCCGGACGCTCCTGCCGGCACGCCTCGACCGGCTGCCCTGGAGCAGGTTTCATTGGCTCGTGGTGATCGCCCTCGGTATCACCTGGGTGCTTGACGGGCTTGAAGTCACGCTCACAGGGGCAATGAGCGGCATACTCCAGGAGCCTGAGACTCTGGGTTTCACCAGCCCCGAACTCGGCATCATTGCATCTTTTTACCTCACGGGCGCGGTGCTGGGCTCTCTTGTCTTCGGCTACCTTACCGACCGGTACGGCCGTAAGGTCTTCTTTTTTGTCACCCTCGCCGTCTATCTCAGCGGCGCCTTTCTCACCGCCTTCTCCTGGGACCTCCTGAGCTTCACCATCTTCCGTTTTATCACCGGCACCGGGATAGGCGGAGAGTATGCGGCTATCAACTCCGCGATCGATGAGCTGATCCCGGCACGGGTCCGGGGCCGCGTGAACCTGATCATCAACGGGAGTTTTTGGGTGGGGGCCGCCCTCGGCTCCGTTTCCGCCATCGGGTTTCTCGACCCCCGTCTCTTTCCGGTCGAGCTCGGTTGGCGCATTGCCTTCGGCACCGGCGCGCTGCTCGGGCTTATTATTCTTTTCGTGCGAAGGCATGTGCCGGAGAGCCCGCGGTGGCTTTGCACCCACGGAAGACGCGAAGAGGCGGAGGGAGTGGTCGCCCGGGTCGAGGCGGAGATCGAGGGGGCGACGGGGCGGAAGCTTCCCACCCCCACTGAATACCTGACCCTCTACCCCCGCAGGACCTTCGGCTTCGGCAGCGTCGCCCGCACCATGTTCACCCATTACCGGACCCGCTCCGTCGTCGGCCTCTCATTGGTCATCTCCCAGGCGTTTTTGTATAATGCGATTTTCTTTACCTATGCCCTGGTGCTGACCAGGTTCTACCACGTACCCGCGACCGCGACCGGCCAGTTCCTTCTCCCTCTTGCAATAGGCAACTTCATGGGCCCCCTCGTCCTCGGGCGCTTCTTCGATACTATAGGGAGAAGGCAGATGATCGCCGGGACTTATACTATTTCAGGCCTTCTCCTGGCCCTTACCGGTTATCTCTTTTCCCTGTCGAGCCTTTCTCCCGAAGGTCAGACCGCGCTCTGGACCGCGATCTTCTTTTTCGCCTCCGCGGCGGCAAGCTCAGCTTATCTCACGGTAAGCGAAGTCTTTCCCCTGGAGACGCGGGCTATGGCGATCGCCTTCTTCTATTCGGTGGGTACTGCCGCGGGAGGTGTCGCCGCTCCCTGGCTCTTCGGCACCCTCATCGGCACCGGCTCCAGGATACACGTTTTCTACGGTTATATCGCGGGCGCGTTGCTCATGATCGGCGCTGCCGCAATTGAGGCGATCTACGGGGTGAAGGCGGAGATGCAATCCCTCGAGAAAGTGGCAGCGCCCCTTTCCGCCGAGGCAAGAGAGGGGCGCTGA
- a CDS encoding DUF3536 domain-containing protein, with product MDRYVCIHGHFYQPPRENPWLEAVEVQDSAYPFHDWNDRIDAECYAPNTASRITGGDGGIIDIVNNYSRISFNFGPTLLSWMEVHAPETYGAVLEADRVSMERFSGHGSAIAQAYNHLIMPLANRSDKRTQVLWGIKDFVHRFHREPEGMWLPETAVDLETLEVLAEQGIKFTVLAPRQAHQVRDLDDVNGWQSVDGEAIDPTMVYSCPLPSGKSINLFFYDGPISRGIAFEDILKQGESFANRLIGAFNDDRTWDQLVHIATDGETYGHHHHFGDMALAYALHHIESNNLAKVTVYGEYLEHHPPTRAVEIYENSSWSCAHGVLRWKENCGCNSGMHQGWHQKWRKPLRESLDWLRDKALPVYEKEAGKYLKNPWRARDEYIDVVLDPSEEKVSLFLEEHSVRPLSDEEKVRALQLLLMQRCAMLMYTSCGWFFDEISGIETVQVIQYAARMIQLLDGLGQESPVEPEFVAMLAKAPGNVVGDGAKVYELYVKPAKVDILRVAAHYIISSLFMEYPEQGKRIYSFTIDDEVFDTEAAGKMKLAIGRGRVRSDWTWDEACLNLAAVYMGDHNVSSGVKEFETEEKFNTMHDEVMSAFKKGDVAEMVRTMDRHFPSSSNFNLWHLFRDQQRFVINEILKDRYDGIMALYRTIYEDNYSLMAFLQSLRNPVPPQMRLAAEQTLNDDLETIFRGDVSVEKLSQLVEDTKKWEVQINAEGISLAAGTWIHARLHEVARDPEGPDMIPLMEKVSEALQVLEGLPLHLDLWRAQNVYFTLRKEKGEFIDVAAKTGNEDALRREAAFRKLGESLHIKL from the coding sequence ATGGATCGATACGTGTGCATTCACGGCCATTTTTATCAACCTCCGCGGGAAAACCCCTGGCTCGAGGCAGTGGAGGTGCAGGACTCCGCCTATCCCTTCCATGACTGGAATGACAGGATAGACGCGGAATGTTACGCCCCCAATACCGCGTCACGCATCACAGGGGGAGACGGCGGAATTATCGACATCGTCAACAACTATTCCAGGATAAGCTTCAATTTCGGCCCCACCCTTCTGAGTTGGATGGAGGTTCACGCACCGGAGACGTATGGAGCGGTTCTGGAAGCGGACCGGGTGAGCATGGAGAGGTTTTCCGGCCACGGCTCCGCGATCGCCCAGGCATATAACCACCTCATCATGCCCCTGGCAAACAGGAGCGATAAGAGGACCCAGGTGTTATGGGGTATCAAAGATTTCGTGCACAGATTTCATCGCGAGCCGGAGGGCATGTGGCTGCCTGAAACCGCGGTCGACCTTGAGACCCTGGAGGTCCTGGCGGAGCAGGGGATCAAGTTTACGGTGCTCGCGCCGAGACAGGCGCACCAGGTGAGGGACCTCGACGACGTGAACGGATGGCAGAGCGTGGACGGGGAGGCGATCGATCCCACCATGGTCTATTCCTGTCCCCTCCCCTCGGGCAAGAGCATCAACCTGTTCTTTTACGACGGCCCCATCTCGAGAGGCATCGCCTTCGAAGATATATTGAAGCAGGGAGAGTCCTTCGCGAACAGGTTGATCGGCGCCTTCAACGATGACCGGACATGGGACCAGCTCGTGCACATCGCCACTGACGGCGAGACCTACGGCCATCACCACCATTTCGGGGATATGGCCCTTGCCTATGCCCTCCACCACATCGAGTCGAACAACCTTGCAAAGGTCACCGTGTACGGTGAATATCTTGAACACCACCCACCGACCCGGGCCGTCGAAATCTACGAGAACTCGTCATGGAGCTGTGCCCATGGCGTGTTACGGTGGAAGGAGAATTGCGGGTGCAATTCGGGGATGCATCAGGGATGGCACCAGAAGTGGAGAAAGCCCTTGAGGGAGTCCCTCGACTGGCTAAGGGACAAGGCCTTACCGGTCTATGAAAAGGAAGCGGGGAAGTACCTTAAAAATCCGTGGCGCGCGAGAGATGAGTATATCGATGTGGTACTCGACCCTTCGGAGGAAAAGGTCTCCCTTTTTCTGGAGGAGCACAGCGTCAGGCCCCTCAGCGACGAGGAGAAGGTCAGGGCCCTCCAGCTTCTTCTGATGCAGCGGTGCGCCATGCTCATGTACACCAGCTGCGGCTGGTTCTTCGACGAGATCTCGGGCATAGAGACCGTTCAGGTGATACAATACGCGGCGCGGATGATCCAACTCCTCGACGGCCTGGGACAGGAATCGCCTGTGGAGCCTGAGTTCGTCGCCATGCTTGCGAAGGCCCCGGGCAACGTGGTCGGGGACGGTGCCAAGGTGTACGAGCTCTACGTGAAACCGGCGAAAGTCGACATCCTGCGTGTGGCTGCCCATTACATTATATCCTCTCTCTTCATGGAATATCCCGAACAAGGAAAGCGTATTTACTCCTTTACGATAGATGATGAGGTATTCGATACGGAAGCGGCGGGTAAGATGAAGCTCGCGATCGGGAGGGGGCGCGTACGCTCCGATTGGACGTGGGATGAGGCCTGTCTCAACCTCGCCGCCGTCTACATGGGCGACCATAATGTGTCGAGCGGGGTAAAAGAGTTCGAGACCGAAGAAAAGTTCAATACCATGCACGATGAAGTCATGTCTGCATTCAAAAAAGGAGATGTGGCGGAAATGGTCAGGACCATGGACAGGCACTTTCCTTCCTCTTCGAATTTCAACCTCTGGCATCTCTTCAGGGATCAGCAGAGATTCGTCATCAATGAGATACTGAAAGACCGCTACGACGGAATTATGGCCCTTTACCGGACGATCTATGAAGATAACTACAGCCTTATGGCTTTTCTCCAATCTTTGCGGAACCCTGTCCCTCCTCAAATGCGTCTCGCGGCGGAGCAGACTTTGAACGACGACCTGGAGACGATCTTTAGGGGCGATGTCTCTGTTGAAAAGCTCTCCCAATTGGTGGAGGATACGAAAAAATGGGAAGTTCAGATCAACGCGGAAGGGATCTCCCTGGCTGCCGGCACCTGGATCCATGCGCGACTCCACGAGGTGGCCCGGGACCCGGAGGGGCCGGACATGATTCCCCTCATGGAGAAGGTGAGCGAGGCGCTGCAGGTTCTGGAGGGTCTGCCCCTGCACCTCGACCTGTGGAGGGCCCAGAACGTATATTTCACCTTGAGAAAAGAGAAGGGCGAGTTTATTGACGTAGCGGCGAAGACGGGAAATGAAGACGCCCTGCGGCGGGAGGCGGCGTTCAGGAAGCTCGGCGAAAGCCTCCACATAAAGCTTTAA
- a CDS encoding HAD-IIB family hydrolase produces the protein MRYFALAVDYDGTLATQGIVHEATVAALERLRHSGRKLLLVTGRELEDLQGVFSGLAIFDLIVAENGALLYDPASRQEEPLAKSPPGEFADTLRLRGVLPLSTGRVIVATTEPNQTAVLDTIRTMGLELQVIFNKGSVMVLPSGINKASGLGAALEKLKLSSHNVVAAGDAENDHAFLDSCECAVAVANALPSLKESADLVTSAAQGAGVVELIDWILRSDLTEVEAKLARHHLVLGETLTGEPAFLKPYGENVLLAGTSGGGKSTLATRFVEDLVSHRYQAVIIDPEGDYANLQPAAILGTTRAAPDPAEVLKLLENPLQHVVVSLTGVSRDQRPSYFEEILPRLLEIRGRLGHPHWIIIDETHHVMPASRTPAVGLFPEGISGLMFVTVDPGHVTPSLLPMIDVLLTIGDAPEQTIRDFSALTGREPPLFDTSGLKPGDAFIWPVHKSAPVRFKGSPPEMERQRHKRKYAEGELSPETSFYFRGPESRLNLRAQNLMLFIQVAEGIDDETWLYHLKRGDYSQWFRGSIKDDDLADTAKEVESLEGIGASVSRERIKSLIEERYTVAA, from the coding sequence ATGAGGTATTTTGCCCTCGCCGTCGATTACGACGGCACCCTTGCGACGCAAGGCATCGTCCATGAGGCCACCGTTGCAGCCCTCGAAAGGCTGCGCCACTCCGGGCGGAAGCTCCTCCTTGTCACCGGCCGCGAATTAGAGGACCTTCAGGGCGTTTTTTCGGGGCTCGCCATATTCGATTTAATCGTGGCGGAGAACGGCGCCCTCCTCTACGATCCCGCCAGTCGCCAGGAAGAGCCGCTTGCAAAGTCCCCTCCCGGTGAATTCGCGGACACCCTGCGGCTGCGGGGAGTCCTTCCCCTTTCCACGGGCAGGGTTATCGTTGCCACGACGGAGCCGAATCAGACCGCGGTGCTCGACACGATCCGCACCATGGGCCTCGAGCTGCAGGTGATCTTTAATAAGGGTTCGGTGATGGTGCTGCCGAGCGGGATAAATAAAGCATCGGGATTGGGGGCGGCCCTTGAAAAGCTGAAGCTCTCTTCCCATAACGTGGTGGCCGCGGGGGATGCGGAGAACGACCATGCCTTTCTCGACAGCTGCGAATGCGCCGTTGCCGTTGCAAATGCACTGCCCTCCCTTAAGGAATCGGCCGACCTGGTGACATCGGCCGCCCAGGGTGCGGGGGTCGTCGAGCTGATAGATTGGATCCTCAGGTCCGATCTCACGGAGGTCGAAGCGAAGCTCGCTCGTCACCACCTCGTTCTTGGAGAGACACTGACCGGCGAGCCCGCCTTTCTCAAGCCTTACGGTGAGAACGTTCTTCTCGCAGGCACTTCCGGCGGTGGAAAGTCGACCCTCGCCACCCGTTTTGTCGAGGATCTGGTCTCCCATCGATACCAGGCGGTGATCATCGACCCCGAGGGGGATTATGCCAACCTTCAGCCGGCGGCCATATTAGGAACAACACGTGCCGCACCGGACCCTGCCGAAGTCCTGAAGCTTCTTGAAAATCCGCTTCAGCACGTGGTAGTCAGCCTCACCGGGGTAAGCCGGGACCAGCGTCCCTCATATTTCGAGGAGATCCTGCCCCGCCTTCTCGAGATACGGGGCCGTCTGGGCCATCCCCATTGGATCATCATCGATGAGACGCACCATGTCATGCCCGCGTCCAGGACCCCCGCTGTGGGCCTTTTCCCCGAGGGGATCAGCGGCCTCATGTTCGTGACCGTCGATCCCGGCCACGTGACTCCGAGCCTGCTGCCCATGATCGACGTGCTGCTTACCATCGGAGACGCACCGGAGCAGACCATCCGGGATTTCAGCGCTCTCACCGGAAGAGAGCCACCCCTGTTCGACACGTCGGGCCTGAAACCGGGCGATGCGTTTATCTGGCCCGTGCACAAATCCGCACCGGTGCGGTTCAAAGGGAGCCCTCCGGAGATGGAGCGGCAGCGGCACAAGCGTAAATATGCCGAGGGAGAGCTGTCGCCGGAGACGAGCTTTTACTTCAGGGGCCCTGAAAGCAGGCTCAACCTGCGCGCCCAGAACCTCATGCTCTTCATCCAGGTCGCCGAAGGCATAGACGACGAGACCTGGCTCTACCACCTGAAAAGGGGTGATTACTCCCAATGGTTTCGGGGGTCGATAAAGGACGACGATCTCGCCGACACGGCGAAGGAGGTTGAATCCCTGGAAGGGATTGGGGCCTCCGTAAGCCGCGAGCGGATCAAATCGCTGATCGAGGAGCGTTACACGGTCGCGGCGTGA
- a CDS encoding DUF6496 domain-containing protein gives MARYSKKSQDTVKEVMEEFKEGKLKSGKSGKKVTNRKQAVAIGLSEARKKGAKVPPPPDK, from the coding sequence ATGGCCAGATACTCGAAGAAGTCACAGGATACGGTCAAAGAGGTGATGGAAGAATTTAAGGAAGGGAAATTGAAAAGCGGCAAGAGCGGGAAGAAAGTGACGAACAGGAAGCAAGCCGTTGCCATAGGACTTTCCGAGGCCCGCAAAAAGGGCGCGAAGGTGCCTCCGCCGCCGGACAAGTAG